The Raoultibacter phocaeensis genome includes a window with the following:
- a CDS encoding efflux RND transporter permease subunit, whose amino-acid sequence MDRFATFVIDHKKPVVWLTLALAIVGAVMTFLVPINYNLSDYLPESTESMRAVDTMQDEFGAAVPNARVMLDNVSITEALEYKEKLGAAAGVDDVMWLDDVVDLGTPIEMLDQATVEQYYKDGHAIFDVTIASGKESEAMDAIYPIIGEGGHASGQAVSTAEMKSMTVTEVMNGILILVPLILLILVLSTTSWIEPILFLLAIGVSVLMNMGTNLFMGEVSFIAFMVAPVLQLAVSLDYAIFLLHAFQRFRETEPDAVSAMRAAMKKSFSSIAASAATTFFGFAALCFMQFQIGMDLGLALVKGIVLSFLCVVIFLPAFTLMAYKLIDKTRHRRFLPTFRGAGKYLAPFRIPMFVIVIVLAVPCFLAQSNTQFTYGMGSVEGSQTRASLDAEAIEKTFGQAETTVVLVPNTDRAREAELVGELEQIPHVTSVLSYTNTVGLTIPVEFLDDGITSQFYSDDYARIVVYADTENEGDTAFRVVEQIREKASALYGNESMSAGYATSLYDMRDVVTVDNQTTNLIAICAIILVLLLTFKSATLPVILIATIESAIFINLAVPYLAGDSLNYLGFLVINTVQLGATVDYAILFTDNYRKNRQVMAVRPALAKTLGDTFFSILVSASILSLTGAVLWLTSSNNIVSILGLLLCRGTLLSFLLVVTFLPGALLVFDKLIGKTTWRANFFDPRTSNGSGTEGGPRTPNGSSAFPETRTSGELGAEGDFRTPNSPNVSPDSRLISDTLSSRKEESS is encoded by the coding sequence GTGGACCGATTCGCTACGTTCGTCATCGATCATAAGAAGCCCGTCGTGTGGCTTACGCTCGCGCTCGCCATCGTGGGTGCGGTGATGACGTTTCTGGTCCCCATCAACTACAACCTCTCCGATTACCTGCCCGAGTCAACCGAATCGATGCGTGCGGTCGATACGATGCAAGACGAATTCGGTGCAGCGGTGCCCAACGCGCGGGTCATGCTCGACAACGTGAGCATCACCGAAGCGCTCGAGTACAAGGAAAAGCTTGGCGCGGCAGCGGGCGTCGACGACGTCATGTGGCTCGACGACGTGGTGGACTTGGGTACTCCGATCGAAATGCTCGACCAGGCTACCGTCGAGCAATACTACAAAGACGGCCATGCCATCTTCGATGTGACCATCGCCTCGGGCAAAGAGTCGGAAGCGATGGATGCCATCTATCCTATCATCGGCGAGGGCGGCCACGCATCGGGCCAGGCGGTTAGTACTGCCGAGATGAAGTCCATGACTGTCACCGAGGTTATGAACGGCATTCTCATTCTCGTGCCGCTCATCCTGCTCATCCTCGTGCTTTCGACTACCTCGTGGATAGAGCCCATCCTCTTTCTGCTCGCCATCGGCGTATCGGTGCTTATGAATATGGGAACGAACCTGTTCATGGGAGAGGTGTCGTTCATCGCGTTCATGGTGGCGCCCGTGTTGCAGCTTGCGGTGTCGCTCGACTACGCGATCTTCCTCCTCCATGCGTTCCAGCGGTTTAGGGAAACCGAACCCGATGCCGTGTCGGCCATGCGCGCCGCGATGAAGAAGAGCTTCTCCTCGATTGCTGCTTCGGCGGCAACGACGTTCTTCGGATTTGCCGCGCTGTGCTTCATGCAGTTCCAGATCGGTATGGATCTAGGCCTTGCGCTCGTGAAGGGCATCGTGCTCTCGTTTCTGTGCGTGGTCATCTTCCTTCCCGCGTTTACGCTCATGGCTTACAAGCTCATCGACAAGACGCGCCATCGCCGATTCTTGCCGACGTTTCGGGGGGCGGGCAAGTACCTCGCGCCTTTCCGTATTCCGATGTTTGTCATCGTGATCGTACTTGCGGTGCCGTGTTTCCTCGCCCAATCGAACACCCAGTTCACCTATGGGATGGGCTCGGTCGAAGGCAGTCAGACGCGCGCTTCGCTCGATGCGGAGGCCATTGAGAAAACGTTCGGGCAGGCCGAGACGACTGTCGTGCTCGTGCCGAACACCGATAGGGCGCGCGAAGCGGAGCTTGTGGGCGAACTCGAGCAGATTCCGCATGTGACGTCGGTGCTTTCCTATACGAACACCGTTGGGCTGACTATTCCCGTGGAATTTCTCGATGATGGGATCACAAGCCAGTTCTATTCGGATGATTACGCGCGTATCGTCGTGTACGCTGATACGGAGAACGAAGGCGACACGGCATTTCGCGTCGTCGAGCAGATTCGCGAGAAGGCGAGTGCGCTCTACGGCAACGAGAGCATGTCGGCGGGCTACGCGACGAGTCTCTACGATATGCGCGATGTGGTCACGGTGGACAACCAGACGACGAATCTCATCGCCATCTGCGCGATCATCCTCGTGCTCCTGCTTACGTTCAAATCGGCCACGCTGCCGGTCATCCTCATCGCTACCATCGAATCGGCCATTTTCATCAACCTTGCCGTGCCGTATCTGGCGGGCGATTCGCTCAACTACCTCGGCTTCCTCGTCATCAATACGGTGCAGCTCGGCGCTACGGTGGACTACGCCATCCTGTTCACCGACAACTACCGGAAAAACCGCCAAGTCATGGCCGTGCGCCCCGCGCTTGCGAAAACGCTCGGGGATACGTTCTTCAGCATCCTCGTATCGGCGAGCATCCTTTCGCTCACCGGAGCTGTGCTTTGGCTCACCTCGAGCAACAACATCGTATCGATCCTCGGGTTGCTTCTGTGCCGTGGAACGCTGCTTTCGTTTCTGCTTGTGGTCACCTTTTTGCCGGGAGCGCTGCTCGTTTTCGACAAGCTCATCGGCAAAACCACGTGGCGCGCGAACTTCTTCGACCCGCGTACCTCGAACGGATCGGGAACAGAAGGCGGCCCCCGTACGCCGAACGGCTCGAGTGCATTTCCCGAAACCCGCACCTCGGGTGAGCTGGGAGCAGAAGGCGATTTCCGTACGCCGAACAGCCCGAATGTATCACCTGATTCCCGCCTAATAAGCGACACGCTTTCATCTCGTAAGGAGGAATCGTCATGA
- a CDS encoding TetR/AcrR family transcriptional regulator: protein MKQDHRVRLTKMMLRDSFFDLMQEKPVSKITVKELCDRAGVNRATFYSHYADIYALYEEIERELAQTIMHSLKNTIEGGSLEAFSKDICTTIARNEKLCMAFFGEYSDPELLLRIVDTFRERSIAMWRRVKPDLAADELDRFYTFMANGCLAVIRSWVQTGMRESTDDIARFIEKMADSGLAAL, encoded by the coding sequence ATGAAACAGGACCATCGCGTACGTCTTACCAAAATGATGCTGCGCGACAGCTTCTTCGATCTCATGCAAGAGAAGCCGGTAAGCAAAATCACTGTCAAGGAGCTCTGCGACCGAGCAGGGGTTAACCGTGCGACCTTCTATTCGCACTATGCTGACATCTACGCGCTGTACGAAGAGATCGAACGCGAACTTGCACAAACCATCATGCATTCGCTTAAAAACACGATCGAAGGCGGTTCGCTCGAAGCATTCAGCAAAGACATCTGCACAACCATCGCTCGCAACGAAAAACTTTGCATGGCGTTTTTCGGCGAATACAGCGACCCCGAACTGCTGCTGCGCATCGTAGACACGTTCAGGGAGAGAAGCATCGCGATGTGGCGACGCGTGAAACCGGATCTGGCCGCCGACGAACTCGACCGCTTCTACACGTTCATGGCCAACGGATGCCTCGCCGTCATCCGCTCATGGGTCCAGACGGGCATGCGCGAGAGCACCGACGATATCGCTCGTTTCATCGAGAAGATGGCTGACAGCGGTTTGGCTGCGTTGTAG